The following proteins are co-located in the Cutaneotrichosporon cavernicola HIS019 DNA, chromosome: 3 genome:
- a CDS encoding uncharacterized protein (3-hydroxyacyl-CoA dehydrogenase, C-terminal domain) → MSSAAERLAAVARHLAEGPGGGIKTIVVFGAGLMGAGIVQIAAQAGYTVHMVDVNDKAINNGLDIIKKSAARIAKKIAPKNMDEFVAYVMSNIKTFTDRNKAVEGADLVIEAIIENLKIKQELFDFLDKNTKPECILASNTSSLLLSDIFEHLPEKRKAVLCGLHYFNPVPVMRLVEVIRTDQTTEETIKIVYDVNKKMGKTAVLAKDRPGFIVNRLLAAYNREAFKMVERGDATFEDIDTAMKLGAGYPMGPFELADYTGLDLNLFIAKGWIEYNKRGLVPDYLVGESKLVRSMVEQGRTGRKSGRGFYEYKDGKKVKKGN, encoded by the exons ATGTCTAGTGCTGCTGAACGTCTCGCTGCTGTCGCCCGTCACCTCGCTGAGGGGCCAGGCGGGGGCATCAAGACCATCGTCGTGTTCGGCGCTGGCCTAATGGGAGCTGGTATCGTCCAGATCGCGGCCCAGGCCGGTTACACTGTGCACATGGTCGACGTGAACGACAAGGCCATTAA CAACGGCCTTGACATCATCAAGAAGTCGGCGGCACGCATCGCCAAGAAGATCGCGCCAAAGAACATGGACGAGTTTGTCGCCTACGTCATGAGCAACATCAAGACATTTACCGACCG CAACAAGGCTGTCGAGGGTGCGGACCTCGTCATTGAGGCGATCATCGAGAACCTCAAGATCAAGCAGGAGCTCTtcgacttcctcgacaAGAATACCAAGCCCGAGTGCATCCTGGCTTCCAACACTTCTtcactcctcctctctgACATTTTCGAGCACCTTCccgagaagcgcaaggccgtGCTCTGCGGACTTCACTATTTCAACCCGGTTCCAGTTATGCGGCTGGTCGAGGTCATCCGCACTGATCAAACGACCGAGGAGACGATCAAGATTGTCTACGACGTCAACAAGAAGATGGGCAAGACAGCGGTGCTTGCAAAGGACAGGCCGGGGTTCATTGTCAACCGCCTCCTTGCTGCGTACAACCGCGAGGCGTTCAAGATGgtggagcgcggcgacgccaCTTTTGAGGACATTGACACTGCCATgaagctcggcgccggctACC CCATGGGTCCATTCGAGCTGGCCGACTAcaccggcctcgacctcaacctcttcaTTGCCAAGGGCTGGATCGAGTACAACAAGCGCGGCCTCGTGCCCGACTACCTTGTCGGCGAGTCCAAGCTGGTGCGCTCCATGGTCGAACAGGGGCGGACGGGCCGCAAGTCTGGGAGGGGCTTTTACGAG tacaaggacggcaagaaggtcaagaagggcaaCTAG
- a CDS encoding uncharacterized protein (Endoribonuclease L-PSP) — protein MSTRQIIKAAGGSAVFSNVVVTGSLVYLAGVIGQKDGKLVPGGIEAETPAAFEIAKERLATVGLDLTDIVNVTIYLNDYKNNLAGLNKVYPAIFADGLPARTAIGVAALPQDAAAEFQIVASKRV, from the exons ATGTCCACCAGGCAGATCATCAAGGCGGCCGGCGGCTCTGCCGTCTTCTCCAACGTCGTTGTCACCGGTAGCCTCGTGTACCTTGCAGGCGTGATTGGGCAGaaggacggcaagctcgtcccCGGCGGCATTGAGGCCGAGACCCCTGCCGCTTTCGAGATCGCCAAGGAGCGCCTCGCGACTGTTGGACTGGACCTCACTGACA tcGTCAACGTCACCATCTACCTGAACGACTACAAGAACAACCTCGCTGGCTTGAACAAG GTGTACCCAGCCATCTTCGCGGACGGCCTGCCCGCGCGCACGGCGATTGGTGTTGCTGCGCTTCCCCAGGACGCTGCTGCCGAGTTCCAGATT GTTGCCTCCAAGCGCGTGTAA
- a CDS encoding uncharacterized protein (Cysteine synthase): MSNRDKVLASAVDAIGHTPLVRLDRITASLGLEGTILAKLDYLNPGGSKKDRAARGIIEEAEASGLLKPGQSVVELTSGNMGAPTVYLLLTLGTGLAIICGIRGYPFIAVMSRGNSPERARMMAALGAEVVLVDQLSGSVPGQVSGGDLALVEDKAKEITEARGAFRADQFARDGNWRSHYNGTARELWEQTDGRLDGFVDFAGSGGTFAGVSRALKELNPEAKCFVVEPEGAAVLAGQTVSNPDHPIQGGGYSMPDLAFLKGLQADGYIQVTGDEARQAARMLATKEGIFGGFSSGANLAAAIKVLQGEMKGKTVAMVVCDSGLKYLSTDLWAEL, from the coding sequence ATGAGCAATAGAGACAAGGTACTCGCCTCAGCAGTAGACGCCATCGGGCACACGCCCCTCGTGcgcctcgaccgcatcaccgcctcgctcgGACTAGAGGGGACAATCCTAGCCAAACTCGACTACCTCAATCCAGGAGGTTCGAAGAAGGAccgagcggcgcgcggtATtatcgaggaggccgaggcaaGTGGCTTGCTCAAGCCAGGCCAGTCGGTTGTCGAGTTGACAAGCGGAAACATGGGTGCGCCAACAGTTTATCTCTTGCTGACGTTAGGCACTGGACTGGCCATCATCTGCGGTATCCGAGGATATCCTTTTATTGCGGTCATGTCGCGCGGCAACTCGCCCGAACGTGCGCGCATGATGGCTGCACTTGgggccgaggtcgtgctGGTCGACCAGCTGTCCGGGTCGGTTCCGGGGCAAGTTTCTGgcggcgacctcgccctggTTGAAGACAAGGCAAAGGAGATCACCGAGGCGCGAGGTGCGTTCCGTGCGGACCAGTTTGCGCGTGATGGCAATTGGCGCTCGCACTACAACGGTACAGCCCGCGAACTTTGGGAACAGACGGACGGGAGACTAGATGGTTTCGTCGACTTTGCAGGCTCTGGTGGGACGTTTGCAGGCGTCTCGAGAGCGCTCAAGGAACTCAACCCTGAAGCAAAGTGCTTCGTTGTCGAGCCCGAGGGCGCAGCAGTGCTCGCTGGGCAAACTGTTTCCAATCCTGATCATCCTATCCAAGGCGGCGGATACTCGATGCCCGACCTCGCGTTCCTCAAAGGCCTGCAAGCGGACGGGTACATCCAGGTcactggcgacgaggctCGTCAAGCGGCTCGCATGCTGGCGACCAAGGAGGGCATCTTCGGTGGCTTCTCATCCGGCGCCAACCTGGCTGCAGCAATAAAGGTGCTGCAGGGTGAAATGAAGGGCAAGACGGTCGCAATGGTCGTGTGTGACTCTGGATTAAAGTATCTCTCAACCGACCTCTGGGCTGAGCTTTAA
- a CDS encoding uncharacterized protein (Amino acid permease-associated region) has protein sequence MSEKDVEVASKSDCFAQVEEVPGHHTGLEGTLRDESDDTGVVRALKSRHIQLIGIGSAVGIGLFIGSARSLIYAGPLGSLLGYTLFGFILWGVCLCAGEMAAFMPIRGGHLAWAHMYLDPAASFAIGWNYIYACLMFGCADIIAVCGLMEYWLPDVNVAAWIVMTLAIVTVLNVFHVKFFGESEFYFASLKVLLIIGLLMMTFIVMLGGNPKHDRIGFRYWKNPGLFAEYHSKGAMGRFLGFFQVFKIAAFSMGGPDTMAMCAAEAVQPRKVLPRAVKAIVFRLAVFFVLGAVAIGVLVPYNDPFLIESVETGVGANASAYVVGMKRLGIKVLPHIFNAVCVTSAASCTNGFVYLSMRILQSMALRGEAPKFFAKTNKHGVPLNCFYFVFAVLCLSFMQLSNNGATVFGWFIDLSSVATMINYAAMDILGIRFHAGLKKQGFNSKTFLPWRTRYTVPWAYCSVFFLVIITLFQGWEVFTKGGWDLRSFFTCYFGLAFFAICFIFWKIRYKTKAVRLEDMDFTSRLQEFDDLDAYYKENPPVSTSLWNKFLDKIF, from the exons ATGTCAGAgaaggacgtcgaggtcgccagcAAGTCCGACTGCTTCGCGCAAGTCGAGGAAGTGCCAGGTCATCATACCGGGCTCGAGGGCACATTGCGTGACGAATCGGACGACACTGGCGTTGTGCGCGCACTTAAGAGCCGCCATATCCAGTTGATTGGTATCGGGTCCGCCGTCGGCATCGGCCTGTTTATTGGATCTGCTCGCAGTCTCATCTATGCCGGCCCTCTAGGGTCGCTGCTGGGGTACACACTGTTCGGATTCATCCTTTGGGGAGTTTGTCTCTGTGCGGGTGAGATGGCCGCATTCATGCCCATCCGTGGCGGCCACCTTGCCTGGGCCCACATGTACCTCGACCCAGCAGCTTCCTTTGCAATTGGGTGGAACTACATTTACGCTTGCCTCATGTTCGGCTGCGCGGATATCATCGCTGTTTGCGGTTTG ATGGAGTACTGGTTGCCGGACGTCAACGTTGCGGCATGGATTGTCATGACGCTGGCAATCGTCACGGTACTCAACGTCTTCCATGTCAAGTTCTTTGGAGAGTCAGAATTC TATTTTGCGTCGCTCAAGGTTCTCCTCATTATCGGTCTGCTGATGATGACCTTTATCGTCATGCTCGGAGGCAACCCCAAGCACGACCGTATCGGCTTCCGGTACTGGAAGAACCCTGGGCTGTTTGCCGAATATCACAGCAAGGGTGCAATGGGGCGGTTCTTGGGATTCTTCCAGGTCTTCAAGATTGCAGCGTTCTCCATGGGCGGGCCAGACACCATGGCCATGTGCGCAGCCGAGGCCGTCCAGCCCCGCAAGGTTCTTCCTCGTGCCGTCAAGGCCATCGTTttccgcctcgccgtcttcttcgtcctcggcgccgtaGCTATTGGCGTACTTGTCCCGTACAACGaccccttcctcatcgAGTCGGTCGAGACCGGCGTTGGTGCGAACGCTTCAGCTTACGTCGTTGGCAT GAAGCGCCTCGGAATCAAGGTCCTCCCGCACATCTTCAATGCTGTCTGTGTGACCTCTGCTGCGAGCTGCACGAACGGGTTTGTGTATCTTTCGATGCGCATCCTCCAATCGATGGCCCTCCGTGGTGAAGCCCCAAAGTTCTTCGCCAAGACCAACAAGCACGGAGTGCCTCTCAACTGTTTCTACTTTGTCTTCGCCGTACTCTGCCTCAGCTTTATGCAGCTCAGCAACAACGGCGCCACTGTCTTTGGCTGGTTTATCGACCTCTCGTCAGTCGCAACCATGATCAACTATGCGGCCATGGATATTTTGGGCATCCGCTTCCACGCCGGCCTCAAGAAGCAGGGCTTTAACTCAAAGACCTTTTTGCCGTGGCGAACGCGTTACACCGTTCCATGGGCGTACTGCTCCGTCTTTTTCCTCGTCATTATCACCCTCTTCCAGGGCTGGGAGGTGTTCACCAAGGGCGGCTGGGACCTCCGGTCATTCTTCACCTGCTATTTTGGATTGGCGTTCTTCGCCATCTGCTTCATCTTCTGGAAGATCAGGTACAAGACCAAGGCGGTTCGtctcgaggacatggactTTACGTCGCGCCTCCAGGAGTTTGATGACCTGGACGCCTACTACAAGGAAAACCCACCGGTCTCCACGTCGCTCTGGAACAAGTTCCTCGACAAGATCTTCTAA
- the ALP1 gene encoding uncharacterized protein (Amino acid permease), with product MDTTQPPVEKQVSLDAEEKGTSAVHPEEVGHFAQSDNLRRSLSARQVQMIAIGGTIGTGLFLGTGKSLATGGPASMLIAYAIVGAIVFVTMLCLGEMAAFVPVAGSFCTYVGRWVDPAYGFALTWNYWFNDAVSTASDLVALQLILEYWTDNFPGWALSLIFWFVLVGLNLLAVKVYGEVEYWLSLLKVITIIVFIFMGIAVNCGANTEHRYIGGSIFNKGEAPFVGGIGGFASVFVTASFAYGGTESIAITAGETKNPTKNMPRVVKNVFWRILLFYILSVLLIGLNVPYDYPKLNTKSSATSPFTIVFQMTGAKAAGSVINAVILTSVISAGNHALFAGARLLYTLGSEGHAPRFFARLNGQRVPWIATIATALVAGLCFGSSFIGAGTLWNWLQNLVGVSNQLSWISIGIASIRFRRGLAKQGKTHLLPFKNWTYPYGPWISVILGSVLVLVQGWSCFSPTFNVVDFVSFYIELPVMLVMFITWKLIKRTRFVRLDEMDFVTDVHTAEEEEPDVPGLKGKMQRWFAWVL from the exons ATGGACACGACACAACCACCAGTGGAGAAGCAGGTGTCGCTCGAcgcggaggagaaggggacGTCCGCCGTCCACCCAGAGGAGGTGGGACACTTTGCCCAATCAGACAACCTCCGCCGCAGCCTGAGTGCTCGGCAGGTTCAAATG ATCGCTATCGGGGGCACCATTGGGACTGGGCTGTTCCTCGGCACCGGGAAAAGTCTCGCCACAGGCGGTCCAGCAAGTATGTTGATCGCCTACGCCATTGTCGGAGCGATTGTTTTCGTGACAATGCTCTgcctcggcgagatggccgcGTTCGTCCCTGTCGCTGGGTCCTTCTGCACATATGTGGGAAGATGGGTGGATCCGGCGTATGGATTTGCGTTGACGTGGAATTACTGGTTCAACGACGCAGTGTCGACAGCGTCCGACTTGGTAGCCCtccagctcatcctcgagtATTGGACCGACAACTTCCCGGGCTGGGCGCTCAGCCTGATCTTCTGGTTTGTGCTCGTTGGCCTCAACCTCTTGGCTGTCAAGGTCTatggcgaggtcgagtacTGGCTCAGCCTGCTCAAGGTCATTACGATCATTGTTTTCATTTTCATGGGAATCGCCGTCAACTGTGGCGCCAACACTGAGCACCGCTACATCGGAGGTAGCATCTTCAacaagggcgaggcgccGTTTGTCGGTGGTATCGGCGGGTTTGCGTCCGTGTTCGTCACGGCGTCGTTCGCGTACGGCGGCACTGAGAGCATCGCCATCACGGCCGGCGAGACAAAGAACCCCACCAAGAACATGCCGCGCGTCGTCAAGAATGTCTTCTGGCGCATCCTCCTGTTCTA CATCCTCTCGGTCCTCCTTATCGGACTCAATGTCCCGTACGACTACCCGAAGCTGAACACCAAGTCGTCGGCCACGTCGCCGTTCACGATTGTCTTCCAGATGACTGGTGCAAAGGCGGCTGGCAGCGTGATCAACGCTGTTATCCTGACCTCTGTGATCTCGGCCGGCAACCACGCCCTGTTCGCAGGTGCCCGTCTGCTGTACACACTCGGTAGCGAAGGTCACGCGCCGCGTTTCTTTGCGCGGCTCAACGGACAGCGCGTTCCGTGGATCGCGACTATCGCCACTGCTCTCGTGGCTGGGCTGTGCTTTGGCAGCTCGTTCATTGGCGCAGGAACGCTTTGGAACTGGCTCCAGAACCTGGTTGGCGTCAGCAACCAGTTGAGCTGGATCAGCATCGGTATTGCAAGTATCCGCTTCCGCCGAGGGCTCGCCAAACAGGGCAAGACACATCTCCTTCCCTTCAAGAACTGGACATACCCGTACGGCCCTTGGATCAGCGTCATTCTCGGTTCAGTCCTCGTTCTGGTCCAGGGCTGGAGCTGCTTCAGCCCAACGTTCAACGTGGTCGACTTTGTTTCCTTCTACATCGAGCTGCCAGTTATGCTGGTCATGTTCATCACGTGGAAGTTGATCAAGCGCACACGCTTCGTTCGTCTTGACGAAATGGACTTTGTCACGGATGTCCACACggcggaagaggaagagccAGACGTGCCAGGCCTCAAGGGCAAGATGCAGCGGTGGTTCGCTTGGGTGCTGTGA
- a CDS encoding uncharacterized protein (to Proline racemase), with amino-acid sequence MTATASSSAAAAFPKPIWVRSDDWHTAGEPFRIVSELPEQCTTTGSTVMERRLNIMATPNHPLDVLRRGLCLEPRGHADMYGGFIVPPNDSGAAFGVLFWHKDGFSTACGHGTIALGCWAIATGLVKPKQADGVTDVVIDVPSGRVVAAVRTEGGKPVSVDFINVPSYLVASGIKVPVKSRGIDVVADLSYGGALYGYVDVAGLGMKVRPQDHDEFVSLGREIKAALKSTAAEHGHDYLYGVCFYEPLSEEGGELHQRNVVVYAEGAVDRSPCGSGTSARTAMLFAQGKLGLGKGHLHHASIINTVFVASVDAEAASPTKFPGCVPRITGMAHLMGRSEFYLDNADPTFPGFVFRPE; translated from the coding sequence ATGACGGCCACTgcatcctcctctgccgCGGCTGCATTCCCCAAGCCCATCTGGGTCCGCAGCGACGACTGGCACACGGCCGGCGAGCCGTTCCGCATCGTCTCGGAGCTGCCCGAGCAATGCACAACTACCGGCTCGACAGTCATGGAGCGCCGGCTCAACATCATGGCGACCCCGAACCACCCGCTCGACGTCTTGCGGCGTGGGCTGTGCCTCGAGCCCCGTGGTCACGCCGACATGTACGGCGGCTTCATTGTGCCTCCTAACGACTCGGGAGCGGCGTTTGGCGTGCTGTTCTGGCACAAGGACGGGTTCTCCACGGCGTGCGGGCACGGTACCATTGCGCTCGGATGCTGGGCCATTGCGACGGGCCTCGTCAAGCCAAAGCAGGCCGACGGCGTGACGGACGTTGTCATCGACGTGCCTTCAgggcgcgtcgtcgcggctgTGCGcaccgagggcggcaagccCGTGAGTGTCGACTTTATCAACGTGCCCTCCTACCTCGTGGCCTCGGGAATCAAGGTCCCTGTCAAGAGCCGGGGCATCGATGTCGTTGCCGACCTGTCGTACGGCGGAGCGCTCTACGGctacgtcgacgtcgctggCTTGGGTATGAAGGTTCGGCCGCAGGACCACGATGAGTTCGTTTCCCTCGGTCgcgagatcaaggccgcGCTCAAGTCGACCGCCGCGGAACATGGCCACGACTACCTCTACGGTGTGTGCTTCTACGAGCCTCTcagtgaggagggcggtgaGCTCCACCAGCgcaacgtcgtcgtctaCGCCGAGGGAGCCGTCGACCGCTCACCTTGCGGATCTGGCACGTCTGCCCGGACAGCCATGCTCTTCGCCCagggcaagctcggcctcgggaAGGGTCACCTACACCATGCGTCTATCATCAACACAGTGTTCGTGGCCTCGGTTGACGCCGAGGCAGCGAGCCCCACAAAGTTCCCCGGCTGCGTCCCCCGCATCACGGGCATGGCGCACCTCATGGGCCGCAGCGAGTTTTACCTCGACAACGCCGACCCCACTTTCCCTGGCTTCGTATTCCGCCCAGAGTAG